A genomic stretch from Bacillus sp. N1-1 includes:
- the panC gene encoding pantoate--beta-alanine ligase yields the protein MKIITTINEMQSFSKKMLRSGRTIGFVPTMGYLHEGHMSLVEEAVKQNDCVIMSIFVNPLQFGPNEDFDRYPRDLKRDEQLAKQAGVDILFYPNVKEMYPKERTTRLTVQERVDTLCGESRPGHFDGVATVVMKLLQIVLPDRAYFGMKDAQQVAVIKGLVEDFNVPVEIVPCPIIREEDGLAKSSRNVYLTPTERKEAIQLSKSLDAAANAIELGETNPARIKEMIISYLNQTSGVIDYVEVLSYPALETIDVIKENIIVAVAVQFTAARLIDNKVTTRNEIAIGV from the coding sequence ATGAAAATCATAACGACGATCAACGAAATGCAGAGCTTTTCTAAAAAAATGTTAAGATCTGGCCGGACGATTGGCTTTGTACCCACGATGGGGTATCTTCATGAAGGACATATGAGTCTTGTAGAAGAAGCGGTGAAACAAAATGATTGCGTTATCATGAGCATATTTGTAAATCCTTTGCAATTTGGTCCGAATGAAGATTTTGATCGCTATCCGAGAGATTTGAAGCGCGATGAACAACTTGCGAAACAGGCGGGAGTAGATATCCTATTCTATCCAAATGTGAAAGAGATGTATCCAAAAGAACGTACCACACGATTAACAGTTCAAGAACGTGTCGATACGTTATGTGGTGAATCAAGGCCAGGACATTTTGATGGCGTAGCTACCGTCGTTATGAAATTGCTTCAGATCGTTCTACCAGATCGCGCGTACTTTGGTATGAAAGATGCTCAGCAAGTAGCCGTGATAAAAGGACTTGTGGAGGATTTTAACGTTCCCGTTGAAATCGTCCCTTGTCCAATTATCCGAGAGGAAGATGGGCTTGCGAAAAGCTCGCGTAATGTATATTTAACGCCAACTGAACGAAAAGAGGCCATTCAGTTGTCAAAAAGTCTTGATGCTGCAGCAAATGCGATTGAGCTAGGGGAAACGAATCCAGCACGTATTAAAGAAATGATTATTTCTTATTTAAACCAAACATCTGGAGTGATTGATTATGTTGAAGTTCTTTCATATCCAGCGTTAGAAACCATTGATGTGATTAAAGAAAACATCATAGTAGCGGTAGCAGTTCAATTTACTGCTGCACGACTCATAGACAACAAAGTTACAACAAGAAATGAAATTGCGATAGGAGTGTAG
- the panB gene encoding 3-methyl-2-oxobutanoate hydroxymethyltransferase: protein MKTTSDFKKMKVNKEPIAMLTAYDYPSAKLAEAAGMDLLLVGDSVGMVALGYDSTVPVTMDDMVLHTKAVKRGAPHTFVVTDLPFLTYHSSFQETLPHAGRLMQVAGAHAVKLEGGGEVISQVKKLTTAGVPVMGHLGLTPQSVGVLGGYKVQAKESDSAALLVREAKAIEEAGAFALVLECVPQQLTEIVAYELSIPVIGIGAGVQADGQVLVYHDVIGYGTGHVPKFVKQYSHVSNVISKAIGEYVAEVKERQFPEQKHSFNMKEEQLSGMYGGTRS from the coding sequence ATGAAAACGACAAGCGATTTTAAAAAGATGAAAGTAAACAAAGAGCCAATTGCGATGTTAACCGCATATGATTATCCTTCAGCAAAACTAGCAGAAGCAGCAGGGATGGATCTATTGTTAGTGGGTGATTCGGTGGGCATGGTGGCGCTTGGTTACGATTCAACTGTACCGGTTACGATGGATGATATGGTTCTTCATACGAAAGCAGTAAAACGTGGAGCGCCTCATACATTTGTAGTAACGGATTTGCCCTTCCTTACCTATCATAGTAGTTTTCAAGAAACGCTTCCACATGCAGGAAGACTTATGCAAGTAGCTGGAGCTCATGCAGTTAAGCTTGAAGGCGGTGGGGAAGTTATTTCACAAGTTAAAAAGTTAACTACAGCAGGTGTACCGGTTATGGGACACTTAGGGCTAACACCACAATCTGTAGGAGTATTAGGTGGCTATAAAGTACAGGCAAAAGAATCTGATAGTGCCGCCTTACTCGTTAGAGAGGCAAAAGCAATAGAAGAAGCAGGAGCCTTTGCGCTTGTATTGGAATGTGTCCCTCAACAGCTAACGGAAATTGTGGCATATGAGCTTTCTATTCCAGTCATTGGCATTGGAGCGGGTGTTCAGGCAGATGGGCAAGTTCTCGTTTATCACGATGTAATCGGTTATGGTACAGGTCATGTACCTAAATTTGTGAAGCAGTATAGTCATGTTTCAAACGTTATTTCGAAGGCCATTGGTGAGTATGTTGCAGAAGTGAAAGAGCGTCAATTTCCAGAGCAAAAGCACTCGTTTAATATGAAGGAAGAGCAGCTATCGGGGATGTACGGAGGGACGAGATCATGA
- a CDS encoding biotin--[acetyl-CoA-carboxylase] ligase: MADSIRQRLLQMLEEHAENYVSGQMISETLNVSRTAIWKHVSELRKNGYEVEAVQKKGYRIVSRPDMLSKEEIALKLTTNFLGKTIYTYPTVESTQFIAHDLAHRGASDGTIIVADEQTAGKGRLGRSWHSPSGSGIWTSIILRPKLPPQRAPQFTLIAAVSVVHAIRKQTGLEAEIKWPNDILIDGKKVVGILTELQAEADQIKSIIIGMGINVNASKEDFPDELTTATSLKIESGRDITRSALLAAILNELETLYEEYLNNGFRMIKLLWESYAVSLGRKIKARTLNGVIEGLAKGITEEGVLLLEDKSGKMHYIYSADIEIC; the protein is encoded by the coding sequence GTGGCAGACTCAATAAGGCAGCGCCTGCTGCAAATGCTTGAAGAGCATGCAGAAAACTACGTTTCAGGTCAGATGATAAGTGAAACGCTCAATGTATCTCGAACAGCTATTTGGAAACACGTTTCAGAACTTAGGAAAAACGGCTACGAAGTTGAAGCAGTTCAAAAAAAAGGTTATCGAATCGTTTCGAGACCGGATATGCTAAGTAAAGAAGAAATTGCTCTTAAGCTAACGACCAATTTTCTAGGAAAAACCATTTATACGTATCCTACTGTCGAATCAACTCAGTTTATTGCGCATGATTTGGCCCATCGAGGAGCTTCTGATGGCACCATCATTGTAGCTGATGAACAAACGGCAGGGAAGGGAAGACTTGGCCGCTCCTGGCACTCTCCTAGTGGGAGCGGGATCTGGACAAGTATTATTTTGCGTCCGAAACTCCCGCCACAGAGGGCACCGCAGTTTACACTGATTGCTGCGGTTAGCGTGGTGCATGCGATACGTAAGCAAACAGGACTTGAAGCAGAAATTAAGTGGCCGAATGATATTTTAATTGATGGAAAAAAAGTGGTGGGCATACTTACAGAACTTCAGGCTGAGGCAGATCAAATTAAGTCAATCATTATTGGGATGGGCATTAATGTGAATGCGAGTAAAGAAGATTTTCCAGATGAGTTAACGACCGCAACATCACTTAAGATTGAGTCTGGCAGGGACATAACTCGATCAGCCCTTCTGGCGGCCATATTAAATGAACTCGAAACGCTTTATGAAGAATATCTAAACAATGGATTTAGGATGATCAAACTTCTTTGGGAAAGCTATGCAGTTAGTCTAGGTCGTAAAATAAAGGCAAGAACGTTAAATGGCGTTATCGAAGGCCTTGCAAAAGGGATTACAGAAGAAGGCGTTCTGCTTTTAGAAGATAAAAGTGGGAAGATGCACTATATTTATTCTGCAGATATTGAAATCTGTTAA